One Blastocatellia bacterium genomic window, GTCTGTTATGACAAACTGACCGGCCGGTTGTGGATTATTACCGGTCGTCAGCGCCGTCAGTTGAAAGCCCCACCGGCGCGCGCCAGCTTGGGTCAGTTCAACAATGATCGGAATGCGCTGCCCGACCTCATAACGCGATGGATGGGTGAGCGAGAGCGAACCAGGACCCGTGTTCGTTTGTTCACCAAATGAATCATGACATTCAGTGCAGTTGCCTTCACCGGGCGCATCGGTGAAGCCCGGCAACGGCCCGGTGGAATAAGCATAGGTCAGGCCAACGACGCCGAAAAAGCAGATACACGCGATCAATTTGCTGAGGTGATTGATGCGTCCGGTCTGTTTCATGCGTTTAATGTCAGTCGTCGGTGGTTGGTCTATAGTTGTGCGTTGCTGGCAACAACCACCACGATGACCAACCACAGACGACAGACGGGGAGATTACACAAATGGCAGTTTTTCAAACCTGCCGCCGAGCACTTCGCGGGAGTCAGTTTCTAGCCAGTTTTCCAGGATCGTGGCGTAGATCTGCCGGAAGTCAATGGAGAACTTGGTGTCATACGTGTTGCCTGGGTTCAAGTCGGTCAGGCTGGGATATTCTCCGATGATACCGCCTTTGACCGGTGTGCCAAAGACGAACTGCGCGGCAGAAGCGCCGTGATCAGTTCCCGCATTGCCGTTTTGCGGAACCTTCCGCCCGAATTCCGACCAGGTCATGATCAGCACCTTGTCATCTTTGCCCAGTCGTTGCAGATCACGATAGAACACGTCCACGGCGTCATTCAGATATTGCAACAGCAGTGGATGTCCACCCTGCGCTGGCGCCTGATTCTGGTGCGTGTCGAAGCCGCCGAGTGTGACGTATAGGATTTTGGTATCCAGTTCAGCGGCGATGATCTGAGCCACCTGAGCCAGACCGCGCGCCAACGGGTTGTTAGCCGGATAAACGATGTTTGGATCAGCCGTGTACTTCTTGATCCCCGTTTGGACGCGGACGGCGCTGTTGTAGGCATCCAGGGCGCTACGGCCAAGAATATCCCAATAGGTGCGTTCTGGGGCCAATTCGCGGTTGAGTGCCAGATAGGTTTGCACACGGTTGTTATATTCGCCGTTCAGTTGCGGCGTGGCCGGATTGGAGCTGGCAAACCGCGTGTCAAACTGCAATTGGTAGGACTCCAAGCTGCTGATAGCCGGCACCGGCGTGGTTTCGGCCTTTAATCCCAGCGGCAATGTCCCGCCCATATAGACCGCGATGAGCGGATTGGCACTGGATGGATATGCGACATCGAGGTAACCGCCGAGCCAGCCAGTTGTTTCAATGCGGTCGGGCGCGGCCGTATGCCAGATGTCCATTGAGCGGAAATGCGATCGGTTTTGATTCGGATAGCCGACTGCATTGATGACAGCCGCCTTTCTCTGTTGGATGAGCGCCTGCAGCTTGGGCAGGTTTGGATGAAAGCCCAGTTGATTGCCCGCTGCGTCTTGGCCAATCGGGAGGATTTGCGCCGCCGGCACGGCCAGCGTTGAGCGGGCCTGCCGATAGGCCGCCTCCAAGGCGCCACCGATCGGAATCACGGTGTTGATGCTGTCGTTGCCGCCGGCCAGTTGAATCACCACCAGCATGCGATCGTTGGCGCTGAGGGCCGCCGCTTTGGTCAGCGCGCTGTTGGCGGCCAGATTCAAGTTGCGGAAGAATGCCCGCTCGGTCAGGCCTACCGTCAACAACGTGAAACCACTCTTTTTGATAAATTCGCGTCGTGTCGTTTTTGTCTCACTCATAGCATCCTCCCTTAACTGAACTGGTACTCCGGCGAAGTCATCATCAGATGGAGCAGGCCGCGGACTTTGTTGTCAATGGTGACATTATTGTTGATGTTGAACGGAAATGTGCCGGGCGTTCCATCTGTGCCGGCCCGCAAGTAATTGATCAGCGCTGTCCGAGCCGCGTTGGAAAGAGGAACCTGGTAGAGCAACCTTGCCAGGAAATCAACGACCCGTTCAGGAGTTTGCGCGTTGTTGGCCACCAGTAGCGTCCGCACTGCCTCGGTGGTTAGCTCGCCAGGCACTCTTTGTTCAACCGGTGGTTCGTTCCGGCTCTGTTGAAAGACGGAGAATTCAGACACGAATCCTTTGGCCCAGTTGAATCGGGCCAGATCAAAGGTCGTATTGATCCAGTTGAGGCCTTCTTTCCAGCCGCTAACGTCAAACGGTCGCCAGAGCAACTGACCCATCTGATTGGCAAAGGTCAGCGTCAAGTTGAGCGACACCGGGCTATTGAGCCGCGTCAAACCGTCATTGCTGGTGACCAACTCATAGTTGAGTGTGTATCCAGTCGGTTTCAACAGCCGATAGGTGCCGATGATGTATTCGGTCGGACTCTTGATGTGCGCGCGAAATGCTTTCTCTGAGTAGAACGCTTCGGAAGCGATGCCTGAGCCAGGGATGAATATCGCTCGCAACATGTTCTTGATGGTGAACTGTGGCGTTCCTTTATCGAACACATCGGCCAGCGCATTGATCACTTCTGGCTCTGGATCATCATATCCGAAGAATTGGAAGAGGCGGTAACCGAGGAATCGGCCACAAGCGCTTTGCTGTTGGCCTGGATTCTTGTGATTGACAATGATGTCAAACATGCGTCGGCCTTGCGTGTCTGCGCCGGTGCTGCTGAATGTCACGCCCAGAACTGTGTAAGGCCCAAAATCATGGGTGATCTGTAGGCGTCCGTAGGTCGGCTGGAAGGCAAACCAACGGGGGAAATTGTTGGGCTGCCCTTCAACAGGCGGGTAATTATTTCGGACATCAACCGGCAGCACGGACCATCCGGTCAGCACACGTGAAAGCTGCCGCACGTCGGTTTCCGTGTAATTGGGCACATGGGCGACCACGTCTTCCACGCCCATGGAGAATAGCTCCAACAGCTCACGTGCGTAATTTTCGTTCGTGCCAACCTCATTGTCTTTGCGACGATTTTGATAATTGTCCAGCCAATATCCCATGGCCGGGTCGCGTGACAACCACATGAGGATATTGCGGAAGTTGCCGACCGGGAACGGACTGGTCGTATCTTCGGGAGTCCGCCGCTGTGAAGGCAGAAGCGGGTTGAAGTAACCACGGAACAGTTGGTTTTGGAGATACATCTGCCGTGGATCTATCACGCCCAATGTTGAGGTCGCAAACAAGTGGTGCCAGAAAAGCACCATCTTCTCTTGCAACGGGCGCGTCGTTTTGATCATGGCATTCATCCACCAGCCCAGAGCGAAATTTTCAAAGCCGCGTGGTGGACCGGCCTGATTGTTTTGTTGGTAATTCTGATTCAGTCCAGGAGGCTCAGGGTCCAGATTGTCAGGAGTTGTTTCAAAGTTGAGCAGCGAATGAGCAGTGGCCTCCAACCCACGAGCCACACCGGCTTCGATTTCTTCCGGGCGGGCGGCAAAGCCAGCGCGCCGCAATAAATGAGCTACCTTATCGCGTTCATCTAATGGCATTGTATAACCTCCCTTGGTTACTGAAGCTGGTCATCCAGCTCGTTGGTTGAGAGACGCGCATGGCCACAAAAGTCGGAAAAAAATTTCAGATCGCTAGCCCTGCGACCGAGCCCAACTAACACTGAAGGGCCACACGCTCGTTGAATGATCAACATATCGGTCCAGCTACCTGCCACCGACCTCAATTAGCACCGAGAAATACCATGCGCTCGCGTGGTCCGGTTATGAGCCTCCATGTCTACAGAAACGGAATCAATTCAAAGCGCCGGCCGAGCACCTCGGCTGAATCCACAGCGAGCCATTTTTCCAGGATCGTCGCGTAAACCTGGCGGAAGTCAATCGTGTGTTTCATCGCGTCGGTATCAGGATACAAATCGCTCTTTCGCAAGCTTGGATGCTCGCCAAACACACCTCCCTTAACGCTGTTGCCGATCACAAACAACGGCGCTGCGGCGCCATGATCCGTGCCATAGTTGCCATTTTCTGGAGCTTTGCGACCAAATTCCGACCAGGTCATCAACAACACTTTGTCATCTTTGCCCATCCGTTTCATGTCTTGCAAAAACGTATGAATGGCCTCTGAGACCCAGCCGAGCAACAGTGCGTGGAAGCCTTCCAGTGGCTTGTTGGCGGTGGCCTGACCTTCGTGCGTATCGAATCCGCCCAGCATCACATGTAAGATTTTCGTCCCTAGATTGCCAGCAATGATCTGAGCAGCTTGCTGCATGGCGCGGGCCAGTGGATTGGCTTGATTGTACGTGGGCGGCGGCTGTGGATATGTGCCGTCGTCGTAGCGCGCGCGTCCCGCTTGGAGCGTTTCCTGACTGGCAAAGGCGTCCAGGTTCGTGCGGCGAATCTGCTCCACCAGCACGCGCAACGGCGCGCCTTCCTGATTCAATGCGATGAAGGCATTGATTCGATTCTGAGCGTCAGCCGGATACCGGGTATCTGTCTGGAACCGGTAGGTAGCAATGTTTCCGATAGCCGGAACGGTCGTTTCACGAGCCACAAAACTCAACGGCAGGCTGCCACCAATGGCCGCCGCAATCAGTGGATTGGTGTTGGACGGCTCGGCCAGGTCCAACGTGTCACCAAGCCACCCCGTTGTGTCATAACCAACAGGATTCGCCGTATGCCAAATGTCCATCGAACGAAAGTGCGAGTAATTCGGATTGGGGTAACCGACCGATTGGATGACCCCGACTTTGCGCTGGTCATACAGGCTCTTGATGTGCGTCCATTGTGGATGGAACCCTAGTTGATTATTGGCCGCGTCATTGTTAATCGGCAGCAGATCAGCTACAGGAATCCTCAATGTCGGTTTGCGATATTGTTCGTAAAGGCTGCGCAATGAGCCACCGCGCGGGACCACCGTATTCAAACCATCATTGCCGCCTTCCAGTTGCACCACAACGAAGATGCGGTCATTGGCGCTAAGCGCAGCCGCTTGCGTCAGCGCCCCGCTGGCCGCCATGTTCATGGAGCGGAAGAATGCTTGCTGGCTCAGCCCCACCGTCAACATGGTAAATCCACTCTTTTTGATGAATTCGCGTCGTGTCGTCTTGTTCATGGTGGCCTCCCTAACTCAGTTGGAATTCCGGCATGGTCATGATCAAATGAAGTAATCCGCGAACCTTCATGTTAATCATGTCGGTTGACCCGCCCGGGGCATTCATGTAGTTGATCAACGTCTGTCGGGTTTGAGCAGACACCGGCGCTTGCAGCAGCAGCGTAGTGAAGAAGTCAACGACTCGTTCAGCGGGGGCTAGTTGACCATTCGTCAACAGTCCGTTGGCCTGCAAAAGGCTATGCACATCAATGCCACCCTGGGCTGGCTGCACCAGCGTCGCCATTGTGTTGGCAAAGTTGCACCGAGCCAGATTAAATGACGTGTTGATCCAATCCAGCCCTTCTTTCCATCCTGCGACATTAGGCGGGAAGAACAGATATTGTCCCATCTGAATCATCCCACTGAATGTTCGCAGACCGAGCACAACCTGCGTGACCAGTTGCGAGTTGGCCAATCCTGTCGGTCGAAGCAAGCGGAATGTGCTAACGATATATTCAGTGGGGCTTTTGATATGCGCCTTGAAGGCCTTGTCCGAATAGAACGCCTCCGATGTTGGATTGCCCGGCGTGAAGATTCGCCGGAGCATGGCGCGAATGTTATATCTGTCTCCGCCATGCACGCCATCGAACGTGTCAGCTAGATCATTGATGACCTCCGGTTCCGGGTCATCATAGCCAAAGAACTTGAACAACCGATATCCGAGAAATCGGCCGCAGGCGCTCTGTTGCTGGCCCGGATTTCGGTGGTTCACGATGATGTCAAAGAGTTGGCGACCATCGCCACTGAACGAACGGTTCAGCACGCGATACGGCCCGAAATCATGCGCGCTGCTATTGAAGAAGAATTGTCGAATCAGCCGATCATCGCGCTCGAACAGCACCGTCCAGCCGGTCAGCGCGCGGGATGCCTGACGAACGTCCACTTCAGTGTAGTTAGGTTCGCCGGTGATCGGGTCATTCACACCTAAGGAGAATAGCTCCAGAAGTTCGCGCGCATAATTTTCGTTGCTCCCAACGTCGGCATTGAGTTTGACATTAAGGAAATTGTCCAGGTAAAACAGCATGGCAATATCCTTACTCAGGTTCTCAAGGATATTGCGAAAATTGCCGACGGGAAACGGATGAGTGGCTGCGAGCCGACCGAGCCGACCTGTATTGGGATCGAAGTTGCCGCGAAAATGTTCGTTTTGCAGATACATGTGCCGCAGGTCTAAGTCAGCCCCGGAGGTGGCAAACAGTCCATGCCAGAACAGAACCATCTTTTCTTGTAACGGGCGCGTCGTGGTGATCATGGCGTTAAGCCACAACCGTTGCATGTCGTTTAGCAATGAGCCGTATACAGAAAAATACTGCTGAGTGGTCAGATCAAGGTATGACGTATTGGGCGGGATGCCATTTTGAGCCGGGGCATTGGGCAATGGTCCCAGGTTGTCAGGGAACTTTTCAAAGTTGACCAGATCGTCAACAAGAGCAGGCAAACCTTTGGCAACACCCTGCTCGATTTCTTCAGGCCGGGCGGCGAAACCGGCGCGGCGCAGCAGATGAGCGACTTTATCTTTGGTGTCCAGTGGCATACGCAGTCCTCCTTAGGTTCAAGCAGCCAAATCCGGCAAGTTAGTTAACTCAAAGACAGATGAAGAAGCGCCACCGCAGGCACTCTTATAAACCGGGCTCTTCATGACCTGGGTGCAGTGACGAGCGGTATTCTACGGGATTGCTCTGGCTTCGTCAATCAATTTCTTATTTAGCCGGCGAGGCTATTGGCGCTCAACCGAAACAGCCCGATCGTGTACTCCCGCTCATGTTGTCTCGACGATGGGATCACCGCCACCAACGAGACTGCTAAAAATTTGTATTGTCGTGACGGCCAGATCAAACACCCTCGCGATACTGCTAAAAAGTTTGTGTTGTCATGACGAAATGATGTGAGTTTGTTACCATAATAAGCGATGTTCATCGTGGTACAACAACAAACAGAAATCTCCATTGGCGGTGGTGAGTTGCCTCTGCTTTGGAGGTTGGTCTTAATCCTGCTGGCCATGCTTGTGCTTGGCCTCATCGTGTGGCTATTTCGTCGCCTCCGCAGGAGTATCCAAGCAGAGGATGAATGGTACACGGGGGAATACTCCCTGCTAAAGCCTGAGGCGCCGGCGTCAAGCCCTGGAGTTGATACGGCTGCTCGCTCCCCTGTGTCACCTTCGACAGAGCTGCCGGCAGCCGCGACTGTTACATTGAAAGAACCATCCCCTTTGCTCCAACAACCTGACTCAATCCCATCAGCGCCGCTCATAGAGGAACGCACGCCGGTTCTGTCTCCATCGTTGTTTAAGGAGCCATCGCCAGAGGCGCGCCCACCAGCGCCGGCAACCGAGTCAGCCGGGGCGTCCTCATCATTAACCCCACCCACTGCCGCTGAGCCAGAGTATCCTGCTGCCGAAAGAATGGATTCAGACATGGGCCAGCGGCCTCTCTCTGCGGATGCGGCCAGGCCAACGGCTTCAGAGGTTACACCACCACAGCAGCCGGACGCAGCCGTGCTGCCGCCGGCCAGTCAGCCGACACCTTCGCCGCGCGTTCTCGGAATCCCATCAGGCCAGGCCGAGCTACCTCATCCGACGGCAACGCTCGACGTGGTGCAGGAGATAACTTGGCATCCTCCATCTCTCGTCATCAACATGCGCGTGCGAAATGCGTCAACTTATACCCTGAGCAATCTATTCGCTGAGTTTGCGCTTGTGCCCATCGGCGTTGATTTGGTGGAAACGCGCTTGGAGCCAATTGAACCAAATGTGATTGGGCCTGGTCAGCAAGGGAAGCTCTTGCTGGAGCTCAAAGCCAACCGATATTCCCTGTGCAAGTTGACTCGGATTATTACGGCCGATAAAAAAGAGGTCTCGTTCAGTTGTTGGTTGGCGCTGCCGCCTCAACCAACAGAGCCGCCATCACGATGAAACAATCAATTGAGCGCGGCAGTCGGACCATAAACGTATCGCTGTGGGCAGTGGCGGTGGGAAGCGCCGATGGTTGGAATTTGGTGCTGTGGTGGTAGGGTTATATCGTTTGTTTTTCGTAGTTTTTGGATCATCCAAGGCGGTGCGCCAACCATAATTTCTTCTTGACACTCATAGCGATAATATGTACACTGTCGCTTCACTTTTGCATGAGGGTTGTAGGTACGGGTCGCTGCCCTCTAACAATGTATTCGTTGAGTGGTTGGCCGTAATAGAATTATGTTAAGTCTTGTGCGCCCAGACGTGTCTATCGGCGGGTGCCCATTGCCCGGCTTTAAGCGTGACCTACAATACACAACTATGCGGGAGGCATAGATGCCATATTCGTATGCAAATATTCGCGCGCGGATAGTTGCCACCGGTTCACATTTACCCAGTCGTGTCATCACCAATTCAGAGATTCTTGGACTTGAAGGTTCGGATAGCTCGATTCGTAGGCTGCTTGGCGCTGTTGAGCGGCGAGGTGTAGAAGAGCACGAAGCGTGCTCGGATATTATCACAGCAGCAGCCACCCGGGTACTAGAGACGGCTGAGATTTCACCGCTGGAAATAGATCGAATTATCGTCAGCACAACGCCGGGCGATTTTGTCGAGCCCTGCACGGCCAGTGTGGTTCAGTATAAGCTGCGGGCTCGGTGCGCAGCCACAGACGTAGGCATGTCCTGTGTAGGTTGGGTTGCTGGCGTTGACTATGCGCTCCGATGTTTGGCCACAGGCGAGAAGCGTATCCTGGTGCTGGCTGGGACGATTGTGTCCAAAGGAACGGTCTTTCGTAATCCAATGCATCGAGCCATTTTTGGTGATGGCGCTGGCGGCGTATTGCTAGAAGCCACAGACAATCCCGGCCCGAGTCAATTCTTGGCTGGGGGCTTGTGGACCGATGGACAATACTTTGATGTCATCACGATGCCAAATCTGACGTCGGTTCATTCGCCGCGCATCCCGATGGAGTACAAGGGTAGCTTCTACATGGGACGGCGCGAAGTCATCAACGAAGCGTTGAGGAATAACCTCTCACGCTGCGTGGATGAGGTTCTGCAAACGGCAGGTGTAACCAAAGATGAGATTGATGTGGCCTTCATTCACCAACCAAGCAAGCCGCTGTTTGAAGAAGCGTTGAAAGCTGTTGGTGTGCCGCGCAGCAAGGTGATTGAAGATTACGAATTATACGGCAACACCATTTCGGCGGAACTGCCAATCTCTCTCGACGAGAATGTGCGCAACGGACGCATCAAACGTGGCGATACAATTTTGATGGTGACTTTTGGAGCTGGGTTCAGCGCCGGCATTCTGCTGTTTCGGTATTGAGATTCTGGCAAACCCGGCGGTTGGTCAGTTCAGGCGCCAGGAATTGAGAACTAGAGACGAGGCTCAGGCGCGTCGGTTTCTGGTGTTCAATTCGTGGCGTTGTTTCTTTATGGGGCAGGAGCAATCATTCTCCCCTCACTTTGCGTCGTCGGCATCGAGAGTCGCCGGCGCTCTGTCGTCGCCATCTGCCCATATCCTGTTTACGCCCGCTTCAAACGTCTTGGCTCACGTGGGGCGCTGTGTTGTGTTGGCCAGGGAGCTGAAACGCCGGGGTTACAGAGTCACGCTCGCCGGCACGCCCAAATTCCTTCAGGACCCAGCCGTGATGGCGCCGAATGAATTCGCTACCTATGGTCTCCCCGATTACGATGTTGAGGCCGGGTTAGAAGTGTTACGCAAGGTTCGTAAGCTGCCCTCTGAACGCGAGCTCAACCAACATATTCAGGCTGAATTACAGATGCTTGACCAGTTGCGACCGAACGTCGTGGTCAACGATTTCCGTCTGACCACCTATATCTCAGCGCGACGATGTGGCATACCGGTGGTTTCGTTGGTTGGTGGGCGTTACTTGTATCAGTATGCCTCCAAGCCCTTCAAAGCGCCCCGTACACATCCATCCTATCCCTTTCTTCGATGGATCATAGGAGAAAGAGGCACAGATGCGTTGGTGCCAAATCTCCAGCGTTGGGCGCTGCGGTATAAGATGCGCCCGTTTTATCATCTCAGCAAGCGTTATGGTGTCGAGCCGAAGAAAGACCTCTGGGATTTGCTAATTGGCGAGTATAACCTCATTTTGGATACAGAGCTGCTTGGCCCGACCAAGCCATTGCCTGAGAATTTTCGTCGCGTTGGCCCGATCAATTGGACGCCACAGATACCGCTGCCTGCATGGATTCATTCGGTTGACCGAACCAAGCCGGTGTTATATGTGACAATGGGCAGCACTGGGCATCCAGACTTGTTCCGGCATCTGATCGCCACGTTGGGGGGAGCGCCGTACACCGTGATTATGAGCACCGGTGGACAGTTTCAGGTGAGCAACCACTCGTTACCGAGTAATTTCCGTGTCGCCAAATTTGTTCCCGGTGATCAAGTGATGGAGTTGGCCGACCTGGTTATTTTTCACGGTGGGGCTGGCACGGGCTATCAAGCGATGGTGGCAGGAAAGCCGGCTATTGTCATTGCCACGCACTTAGAACAGGAATTTGTTGGCCAAGTCTTGGAGGAGCACGGCGCGGGACTCTTCTGGACGATGAATCAAGTGACGAGAACGCCGTCGCTGATTCGCTCCTCTGTCGAGACGATATTGAACAATTTGCCTTGGTACCGCGGCAATATGGAGCGGCTGCGTCAGGATGTCCTCCAGTACAATCCAGTAGAAGTGGCGGCTGATTGTATCGAACGCTTTGTGCTGGATCGCCAGCAGCGGAGTTAGGTTTTTGCTATGGCGATATTGATCACTGGTGGGACGGGGCTGGTCGGCAGCCATCTAATCGAAGACCTCATCACCGGCGGCATTCCTGCCCACTCACTTCGCGCGCTCGTTCGGCCACAGCGGGATACGGCGTTTTTACGCGCCCAGGGCGTTGAACTTTGTTACGGCGACGTGACAGACCCTGACTCGCTGAAGGCCGCGCTCAGCGGTATCCAGACCGTCTTTCATTGTGCTGCTGCCGTTGATGAGAAGCGTCGTGAGCTGTTTTGGCAGGTCAACTATCAGGGCACAGTCAATCTCCTGCAAGAGGCGCAGCGCGCCGGCGTTCAGCGATTCGTCCATGTTTCAACGATTGGCGTTTATGGTTTATTGCAAACGTCGCCGGCAACTGAAGAGCACCCCAAAAATCCACTGCGACCCTATGCCGCTGCCAAACTCGCCGCTGAAGAGAAACTCTGGCAATACCATCAGTCCGGTCTGAACGTTGTTGTGCTGCGGCCTACTGCCATCGTTGGTGAGCGAGACCGAACCATCACTAAGCGACTGGTGCAACTGGCGCGTCGAAGAGTTGTGCCGCTGATTGGCGATGGCCGGTCGCATGTCTCATTCGTCTACGTCAAAGACTTGACCCGCGCTATGATCCTGGCCAGTCAATCGGAGCGTGCCGTAGGGCATGCCTACAATGTACAAGGGTTCACAGCGCCGATTCGCCAGGTACTGGAGTTTTTCATTGATGCTGTTGGCAGCCGGGCTAAGCTGATTCCGATTCCTTACGCCGCAGCGTATGCTGGCGCGCTGTTGCTTGACGCTGTGTTGACGCTGACCCGCCCCAATGATCATCCCCTTCGCGCGCGGAAAGGGATTCAGCAGTTGACCCGCGATCTGACATTCGATACAACCAAGATCAAAACCGACTTAAATTTCGAACCGCGCTACGACATGGCTCAGTCATTCGGCCCGG contains:
- a CDS encoding DUF1501 domain-containing protein; the encoded protein is MSETKTTRREFIKKSGFTLLTVGLTERAFFRNLNLAANSALTKAAALSANDRMLVVIQLAGGNDSINTVIPIGGALEAAYRQARSTLAVPAAQILPIGQDAAGNQLGFHPNLPKLQALIQQRKAAVINAVGYPNQNRSHFRSMDIWHTAAPDRIETTGWLGGYLDVAYPSSANPLIAVYMGGTLPLGLKAETTPVPAISSLESYQLQFDTRFASSNPATPQLNGEYNNRVQTYLALNRELAPERTYWDILGRSALDAYNSAVRVQTGIKKYTADPNIVYPANNPLARGLAQVAQIIAAELDTKILYVTLGGFDTHQNQAPAQGGHPLLLQYLNDAVDVFYRDLQRLGKDDKVLIMTWSEFGRKVPQNGNAGTDHGASAAQFVFGTPVKGGIIGEYPSLTDLNPGNTYDTKFSIDFRQIYATILENWLETDSREVLGGRFEKLPFV
- a CDS encoding DUF1800 domain-containing protein — its product is MPLDERDKVAHLLRRAGFAARPEEIEAGVARGLEATAHSLLNFETTPDNLDPEPPGLNQNYQQNNQAGPPRGFENFALGWWMNAMIKTTRPLQEKMVLFWHHLFATSTLGVIDPRQMYLQNQLFRGYFNPLLPSQRRTPEDTTSPFPVGNFRNILMWLSRDPAMGYWLDNYQNRRKDNEVGTNENYARELLELFSMGVEDVVAHVPNYTETDVRQLSRVLTGWSVLPVDVRNNYPPVEGQPNNFPRWFAFQPTYGRLQITHDFGPYTVLGVTFSSTGADTQGRRMFDIIVNHKNPGQQQSACGRFLGYRLFQFFGYDDPEPEVINALADVFDKGTPQFTIKNMLRAIFIPGSGIASEAFYSEKAFRAHIKSPTEYIIGTYRLLKPTGYTLNYELVTSNDGLTRLNSPVSLNLTLTFANQMGQLLWRPFDVSGWKEGLNWINTTFDLARFNWAKGFVSEFSVFQQSRNEPPVEQRVPGELTTEAVRTLLVANNAQTPERVVDFLARLLYQVPLSNAARTALINYLRAGTDGTPGTFPFNINNNVTIDNKVRGLLHLMMTSPEYQFS
- a CDS encoding DUF1501 domain-containing protein, encoding MNKTTRREFIKKSGFTMLTVGLSQQAFFRSMNMAASGALTQAAALSANDRIFVVVQLEGGNDGLNTVVPRGGSLRSLYEQYRKPTLRIPVADLLPINNDAANNQLGFHPQWTHIKSLYDQRKVGVIQSVGYPNPNYSHFRSMDIWHTANPVGYDTTGWLGDTLDLAEPSNTNPLIAAAIGGSLPLSFVARETTVPAIGNIATYRFQTDTRYPADAQNRINAFIALNQEGAPLRVLVEQIRRTNLDAFASQETLQAGRARYDDGTYPQPPPTYNQANPLARAMQQAAQIIAGNLGTKILHVMLGGFDTHEGQATANKPLEGFHALLLGWVSEAIHTFLQDMKRMGKDDKVLLMTWSEFGRKAPENGNYGTDHGAAAPLFVIGNSVKGGVFGEHPSLRKSDLYPDTDAMKHTIDFRQVYATILEKWLAVDSAEVLGRRFELIPFL
- a CDS encoding DUF1800 domain-containing protein; this encodes MPLDTKDKVAHLLRRAGFAARPEEIEQGVAKGLPALVDDLVNFEKFPDNLGPLPNAPAQNGIPPNTSYLDLTTQQYFSVYGSLLNDMQRLWLNAMITTTRPLQEKMVLFWHGLFATSGADLDLRHMYLQNEHFRGNFDPNTGRLGRLAATHPFPVGNFRNILENLSKDIAMLFYLDNFLNVKLNADVGSNENYARELLELFSLGVNDPITGEPNYTEVDVRQASRALTGWTVLFERDDRLIRQFFFNSSAHDFGPYRVLNRSFSGDGRQLFDIIVNHRNPGQQQSACGRFLGYRLFKFFGYDDPEPEVINDLADTFDGVHGGDRYNIRAMLRRIFTPGNPTSEAFYSDKAFKAHIKSPTEYIVSTFRLLRPTGLANSQLVTQVVLGLRTFSGMIQMGQYLFFPPNVAGWKEGLDWINTSFNLARCNFANTMATLVQPAQGGIDVHSLLQANGLLTNGQLAPAERVVDFFTTLLLQAPVSAQTRQTLINYMNAPGGSTDMINMKVRGLLHLIMTMPEFQLS
- a CDS encoding ketoacyl-ACP synthase III, which translates into the protein MPYSYANIRARIVATGSHLPSRVITNSEILGLEGSDSSIRRLLGAVERRGVEEHEACSDIITAAATRVLETAEISPLEIDRIIVSTTPGDFVEPCTASVVQYKLRARCAATDVGMSCVGWVAGVDYALRCLATGEKRILVLAGTIVSKGTVFRNPMHRAIFGDGAGGVLLEATDNPGPSQFLAGGLWTDGQYFDVITMPNLTSVHSPRIPMEYKGSFYMGRREVINEALRNNLSRCVDEVLQTAGVTKDEIDVAFIHQPSKPLFEEALKAVGVPRSKVIEDYELYGNTISAELPISLDENVRNGRIKRGDTILMVTFGAGFSAGILLFRY
- a CDS encoding NAD-dependent epimerase/dehydratase family protein yields the protein MAILITGGTGLVGSHLIEDLITGGIPAHSLRALVRPQRDTAFLRAQGVELCYGDVTDPDSLKAALSGIQTVFHCAAAVDEKRRELFWQVNYQGTVNLLQEAQRAGVQRFVHVSTIGVYGLLQTSPATEEHPKNPLRPYAAAKLAAEEKLWQYHQSGLNVVVLRPTAIVGERDRTITKRLVQLARRRVVPLIGDGRSHVSFVYVKDLTRAMILASQSERAVGHAYNVQGFTAPIRQVLEFFIDAVGSRAKLIPIPYAAAYAGALLLDAVLTLTRPNDHPLRARKGIQQLTRDLTFDTTKIKTDLNFEPRYDMAQSFGPAIRWQLEHG